In Fibrobacter sp. UWT2, one DNA window encodes the following:
- a CDS encoding ParB/RepB/Spo0J family partition protein, which translates to MGKKSFALGRSLADILKDHSAPTASDIQQSNPQSGDNNAENSETVDNSQKVVEISVDLIDPNPFQPRKVFSDDELVELADSIEQHGLIQPIAVRKVGDRYQLISGERRTRASKLAGLPTIKAQVYENLDDKAMAEWALIENIQRVDLNPVEVAKSYQQLIDNHGYTHEDLSKIVSKSRSAITNALRLLKLPPQVLLWIEEGKISGGAARALCSDKIQNAEEIAKRIIEEGLNVRQIEAIARGEEPKVAQPEQPAPADEDQPEVHKPEVETKPKPELSADMKQFEMRLETFFGTKVQLNPSASTETKGTIVINYYSMDDLNRIQELMENR; encoded by the coding sequence ATGGGTAAAAAGTCTTTCGCATTGGGTCGCAGCCTCGCCGATATCCTCAAGGACCATTCCGCTCCGACAGCTTCCGACATTCAACAGTCCAATCCACAATCCGGCGATAATAACGCCGAAAATTCCGAAACTGTTGATAACTCCCAGAAAGTCGTCGAAATCAGCGTCGACCTCATCGACCCGAACCCGTTCCAGCCGCGTAAGGTTTTCAGCGACGACGAACTGGTCGAACTTGCAGATTCAATCGAACAGCACGGCTTGATCCAGCCGATCGCCGTCCGCAAGGTGGGCGACCGTTACCAGCTCATCAGCGGTGAACGCCGTACCCGCGCAAGCAAACTTGCCGGACTCCCGACCATCAAGGCCCAGGTTTACGAAAACCTCGACGACAAGGCCATGGCCGAATGGGCTCTCATCGAAAACATCCAGCGCGTCGACCTGAACCCGGTCGAAGTCGCCAAGTCTTATCAACAATTGATCGATAATCACGGCTACACTCACGAAGATTTGTCCAAGATTGTGAGTAAGTCGCGTTCCGCAATTACTAACGCACTTCGCCTGCTCAAGCTGCCGCCCCAGGTACTTTTGTGGATAGAAGAAGGAAAAATTTCCGGCGGTGCCGCCCGCGCCCTCTGCAGCGACAAGATCCAGAACGCCGAAGAAATTGCCAAGCGCATTATCGAAGAAGGACTGAACGTCCGCCAGATCGAAGCGATTGCCCGCGGCGAAGAACCGAAGGTTGCCCAACCGGAACAGCCCGCACCGGCAGACGAAGACCAGCCTGAAGTTCACAAGCCCGAAGTCGAAACCAAGCCGAAGCCGGAACTCAGCGCCGATATGAAGCAGTTCGAGATGCGTCTCGAAACCTTCTTCGGTACTAAGGTCCAGCTGAACCCGAGTGCTTCTACCGAAACCAAGGGTACTATCGTCATCAACTATTATTCCATGGACGACCTCAACCGAATCCAGGAACTCATGGAAAATCGCTAA